One window from the genome of Pseudomonas sp. L5B5 encodes:
- a CDS encoding NCS1 family nucleobase:cation symporter-1 — protein MQQIRSQVTERAGLYELDAGSDVLDSPRYNHDIAPTKVQERTWNKWHITALWIGMSICVPTYTLGGVLTAYFGLSVGEALLAILLANIVVLLPLTLNAFAGTKYGIPFPVLLRSSFGIIGSNVPCLIRALVACGWFGIQTLFGGLAIHLFLGSIFEGWKALGGTGEVIGFMLFWTLNLWVVLRGAESIKWLETLSAPLLVAVGIGLLLWALPNVSLDELLAIPPKRPEGASVTGYFMAGLTAMVGFWATLSLNIPDFSRYAKSQRDQVLGQIFGLPLTMFLFAALGVVMTAASAKLVGVTVSDPVSLIGHIQSPGWVALAMALIIVATLSTNTAANIVSPTNDFQNISPKLIGRTTAVILTGLVGLALMGHELLKKLGLLVSDVSLETVYSNWLLGYSSLLGPIAGIMVVDYFIIRRQRLDLAGLYRDDVYPAWNWHGFIAFAVPVALTLMSLGSNAFNWFYSYGWFTGSALGGIIYYGLCSMRRPQSLAAKTPTL, from the coding sequence ATGCAACAGATCAGATCCCAGGTGACCGAACGCGCCGGCTTGTACGAGCTGGACGCCGGTAGCGACGTACTCGACAGCCCCCGTTACAACCACGACATCGCCCCGACCAAGGTCCAGGAACGCACCTGGAACAAGTGGCACATCACCGCACTGTGGATCGGCATGTCGATCTGCGTGCCGACCTACACCCTGGGCGGGGTGCTCACCGCCTATTTCGGCCTCAGCGTCGGCGAGGCGCTGCTGGCGATCCTCTTGGCCAACATCGTGGTGTTGTTGCCCCTGACCCTCAATGCCTTCGCCGGCACCAAGTACGGCATTCCGTTCCCGGTGCTGCTGCGCTCGTCGTTCGGCATCATCGGCTCCAACGTGCCATGCCTGATCCGTGCCCTGGTGGCCTGCGGCTGGTTCGGCATCCAGACCCTGTTTGGCGGCCTGGCCATCCACCTGTTCCTCGGCTCGATCTTCGAGGGCTGGAAAGCCCTGGGCGGGACCGGCGAGGTGATCGGATTCATGCTGTTCTGGACCCTCAACCTGTGGGTGGTGCTGCGCGGTGCCGAGTCGATCAAATGGCTGGAGACCCTGTCGGCGCCGCTGTTGGTGGCGGTGGGCATCGGGCTGCTGCTGTGGGCCTTGCCCAACGTGTCGCTGGACGAGTTGCTGGCGATCCCGCCCAAGCGGCCTGAAGGCGCCAGCGTCACCGGCTACTTCATGGCCGGGCTGACGGCCATGGTGGGTTTCTGGGCCACCTTGTCGCTGAACATCCCGGACTTCAGCCGCTACGCCAAGAGCCAGAGGGACCAGGTACTGGGGCAGATCTTCGGCCTGCCGCTGACCATGTTCCTGTTCGCCGCCCTGGGGGTGGTGATGACCGCCGCCTCGGCCAAGCTGGTGGGGGTCACGGTCTCCGACCCGGTGAGCCTGATCGGGCATATCCAGAGTCCGGGCTGGGTGGCCCTGGCCATGGCGTTGATCATCGTTGCCACACTTTCGACCAATACCGCGGCCAACATCGTCTCGCCCACCAACGACTTCCAGAACATCTCCCCCAAGCTGATCGGCCGTACCACGGCGGTGATCCTCACCGGCCTGGTAGGGCTGGCGCTGATGGGCCACGAACTGCTGAAGAAACTCGGCCTGCTGGTGTCCGACGTCAGCCTGGAAACCGTGTATTCCAACTGGCTGCTGGGCTACTCCAGCCTCCTGGGGCCGATCGCCGGGATCATGGTGGTGGACTACTTCATCATCCGCAGGCAACGCCTGGACCTGGCCGGGTTGTACCGCGATGACGTCTACCCGGCGTGGAACTGGCACGGCTTCATCGCCTTCGCCGTGCCGGTGGCGCTGACCCTGATGTCGCTGGGCAGCAACGCGTTCAACTGGTTCTACAGCTACGGCTGGTTCACCGGTTCGGCCCTGGGCGGGATCATCTACTACGGCCTGTGCAGTATGCGTAGACCGCAGAGCCTGGCCGCCAAGACCCCGACTCTGTAG
- a CDS encoding glycine betaine ABC transporter substrate-binding protein, which yields MRCPLNKSFTRTLGAAALLLGLSLPVLAKDKIVIGEQNWTGAIAIQNILGEVIKSRLDGDVSYLAGDVPVLFAAAAKGDGSVDVLTDIWLPNQSAAWAKYVTGGTRSLVPNKQPYLGVQGFYIPGYLQDKYGVKSVYDLQKPEVAKLFEPLGGGKAQLLVGPAGWESTYIGEIKAKDFGFADQFESVSTEASVTYAKLAAAYKAQRGVVFYAYTPDWIFSAFDLRRLDEPAFDGYAQDNKKDDPLYKADGCWKFISPTVDADWLSKSKITCAYPDARVYVLASSALQKRAPRIAAFLENFSIEPQALNDLILKIEKQQQPAAQAAKEWVAAHPQVVDGWLGASGEKVGVAQ from the coding sequence ATGAGGTGTCCCTTGAACAAGTCGTTTACCCGTACCCTTGGCGCCGCCGCGCTGCTGTTGGGTTTGTCCCTGCCGGTGCTGGCCAAGGACAAGATCGTCATCGGCGAGCAGAACTGGACCGGCGCAATCGCCATCCAGAACATCCTTGGCGAAGTGATCAAGAGCCGCCTCGACGGCGACGTTTCCTACCTGGCCGGCGACGTGCCGGTGCTGTTTGCCGCCGCTGCCAAGGGCGACGGCTCGGTGGACGTGCTGACCGATATCTGGCTGCCCAACCAGTCCGCCGCCTGGGCCAAATACGTCACCGGCGGCACCCGCTCGCTGGTGCCCAACAAGCAGCCGTACCTGGGGGTGCAGGGCTTCTACATTCCCGGTTACCTGCAAGATAAATACGGCGTGAAGTCGGTCTACGACCTGCAAAAGCCCGAAGTGGCGAAACTCTTCGAACCCCTGGGCGGCGGCAAGGCGCAACTGCTGGTGGGCCCGGCGGGCTGGGAGTCGACCTACATCGGCGAGATCAAGGCCAAGGACTTCGGCTTTGCCGACCAATTCGAATCGGTGTCCACCGAAGCCTCGGTGACCTACGCCAAGCTCGCCGCGGCCTACAAGGCCCAGCGCGGCGTGGTGTTCTACGCCTACACCCCGGACTGGATCTTCTCCGCCTTCGACCTGCGCCGCCTGGATGAACCGGCGTTCGACGGCTATGCCCAGGACAACAAGAAGGACGACCCGCTGTACAAGGCCGATGGCTGCTGGAAATTCATTAGCCCGACGGTGGATGCCGACTGGCTGAGCAAGAGCAAGATCACCTGCGCCTACCCCGATGCCCGGGTCTATGTCCTGGCGTCCAGCGCCCTGCAAAAACGCGCACCGCGAATTGCCGCGTTCCTGGAAAACTTCAGCATCGAGCCTCAGGCCCTGAACGACCTGATCCTCAAGATTGAAAAGCAACAGCAACCGGCGGCGCAGGCGGCCAAGGAATGGGTGGCGGCGCATCCGCAGGTCGTTGATGGCTGGTTGGGCGCCAGCGGTGAAAAAGTGGGAGTGGCGCAATGA
- the hydA gene encoding dihydropyrimidinase yields the protein MSLLIRGATVITHDESYKADVLCAEGLIRAIGTHLDIPAGCDVLDGSGQYLMPGGIDPHTHMQLPFMGTVASEDFFSGTAAGLAGGTTSIIDFVIPNPQQSLLEAFHQWRGWAEKSASDYGFHVAVTWWSEQVREEMAELVRHHGVNSFKHFMAYKNAIMAADDTLVASFERCLELGAVPTVHAENGELVYHLQRKLLAQGITGPEAHPLSRPSQVEGEAASRAIRIAQTLGTPLYLVHVSTREALDEITYARAQGQPVYGEVLAGHLLLDDSVYRDPDWQTAAGYVMSPPFRPRGHQEALWHGLQSGNLHTTATDHCCFCAEQKAAGREDFSKIPNGTAGIEDRMAVLWDEGVNSGRLSMQEFVALTSTNTAKIFNLYPRKGAIRVGADADLVLWDPAGTRTISAKTHHQQVDFNIFEGKIVRGIPSHTISQGRLVWADGDLRAERGAGRYIERPAYPAVFDLLGKRAEAHRPIAVKR from the coding sequence ATGTCTCTGTTGATCCGTGGCGCCACCGTTATTACCCATGATGAAAGTTATAAAGCCGATGTCTTGTGCGCAGAGGGCCTGATTAGAGCCATCGGCACTCACCTGGACATTCCCGCAGGCTGCGATGTGCTCGACGGCAGCGGCCAGTACCTGATGCCCGGCGGCATCGATCCCCACACCCACATGCAACTGCCGTTCATGGGCACCGTGGCCAGCGAGGACTTCTTCAGCGGAACGGCGGCTGGCCTGGCGGGCGGCACCACCTCGATCATCGACTTTGTGATTCCCAACCCGCAGCAATCGCTGCTGGAGGCCTTCCACCAGTGGCGCGGCTGGGCCGAGAAGTCCGCCAGCGACTACGGCTTCCACGTGGCCGTGACCTGGTGGAGCGAGCAGGTGCGCGAGGAGATGGCCGAGCTGGTGCGGCACCACGGGGTCAACAGCTTCAAGCACTTCATGGCCTACAAGAACGCCATCATGGCCGCCGACGACACCCTGGTGGCCAGCTTCGAGCGCTGCCTGGAACTGGGCGCGGTGCCCACGGTGCACGCCGAGAACGGCGAGCTGGTGTACCACCTGCAGCGCAAGCTGCTGGCCCAGGGCATCACCGGGCCGGAAGCCCATCCATTGTCGCGGCCATCCCAGGTGGAGGGTGAAGCCGCCAGCCGTGCCATTCGTATTGCCCAGACCCTGGGCACGCCGCTGTACCTGGTGCACGTCTCCACCCGCGAGGCCCTGGACGAAATCACCTATGCCCGGGCCCAGGGCCAGCCGGTCTACGGCGAAGTGCTGGCCGGGCACCTGCTGCTGGACGACAGCGTGTACCGCGACCCGGACTGGCAGACCGCCGCCGGCTACGTGATGAGCCCGCCCTTCCGCCCGCGCGGCCACCAGGAGGCACTGTGGCATGGCCTGCAATCGGGCAACCTGCACACCACCGCCACCGACCATTGTTGCTTCTGCGCCGAACAGAAGGCCGCTGGTCGTGAGGACTTCAGCAAGATCCCCAACGGCACCGCCGGCATCGAGGACCGCATGGCCGTGCTGTGGGACGAAGGGGTCAACAGCGGGCGCCTGTCGATGCAGGAGTTCGTGGCCCTGACCTCCACCAACACCGCCAAGATCTTCAACCTCTACCCGCGCAAGGGGGCGATCCGCGTCGGCGCCGATGCCGACCTGGTGCTGTGGGACCCGGCCGGCACCCGGACCATTTCCGCCAAGACCCACCACCAGCAGGTGGACTTCAACATCTTCGAAGGCAAGATCGTGCGTGGCATCCCCAGCCACACCATCAGCCAGGGCCGGCTGGTGTGGGCCGACGGCGACCTGCGGGCCGAGCGCGGCGCCGGGCGCTACATCGAGCGGCCGGCCTACCCGGCGGTGTTCGACCTGCTGGGCAAGCGGGCCGAAGCCCACAGGCCCATTGCCGTCAAACGCTGA
- a CDS encoding NAD(P)-dependent oxidoreductase, protein MIKTLNHLPHPTLDGATLAEHFSDLAPPLTPRQAQLEASRCLYCYDAPCVSACPSEIDIPSFIRNIHTDNVQGAAQKILSANILGGSCARVCPTEVLCQQACVRNNAQECAPVLIGQLQRYALDNAQFSQHPFQRAAATGKRIAVVGAGPAGLSCAHRCALHGHEVVIFEAREKAGGLNEYGIAKYKLVDDFAQRELDFLLEVGGIEIRHGQVLGDNLSLTELHQEFDAVFLGLGLAASKRLGLEHEDAPGLLAATDYIRELRQADDLGQLPLAERCIVIGAGNTAIDMAVQMARLGARDVNLVYRRGAADMGATGHEQDIAKANQVRLLTWAAPEQVLLDEQGRVLGMRFARTQLVDGRLQTTGETFELAADAIFKAIGQGLDSASLGDPLARELKRSGERIAVDEQLRTSIPGVYAGGDCTSLGQDLTVQAVQHGKLAAEAMHAQLMLNVEAA, encoded by the coding sequence GTGATCAAGACCTTGAACCACTTGCCCCACCCGACCCTGGACGGCGCCACCCTCGCCGAGCATTTCAGCGACCTGGCGCCACCCCTGACCCCACGCCAGGCGCAGCTGGAAGCCTCGCGCTGCCTGTACTGCTACGACGCACCCTGCGTCAGCGCCTGCCCCAGCGAGATCGACATTCCCTCGTTCATCCGCAATATCCACACCGACAACGTCCAGGGCGCGGCGCAGAAGATCCTGTCGGCGAACATCCTCGGCGGCAGCTGCGCCCGGGTCTGCCCCACCGAGGTCCTGTGCCAGCAGGCTTGCGTGCGCAACAACGCCCAGGAATGCGCGCCAGTGCTGATCGGCCAACTGCAGCGCTACGCCCTGGACAACGCGCAGTTCAGCCAGCATCCGTTCCAGCGCGCCGCCGCCACCGGCAAGCGCATTGCCGTGGTGGGCGCCGGCCCGGCCGGGTTGTCCTGCGCCCACCGCTGCGCCTTGCACGGCCATGAGGTGGTGATCTTCGAGGCGCGGGAAAAGGCCGGGGGGCTCAACGAATACGGGATCGCCAAGTACAAGCTGGTGGACGATTTCGCCCAGCGCGAACTGGACTTCCTGCTTGAAGTCGGCGGCATCGAGATCCGCCATGGCCAGGTACTGGGCGACAACCTCAGCCTGACCGAACTGCACCAAGAGTTCGACGCGGTGTTCCTCGGCCTCGGCCTGGCGGCCAGCAAGCGCCTGGGCCTGGAACACGAGGACGCGCCCGGACTGCTGGCGGCCACCGACTACATCCGCGAGCTGCGCCAGGCCGACGACCTTGGCCAGTTGCCCCTGGCCGAGCGCTGCATCGTCATCGGCGCCGGCAATACCGCCATCGACATGGCGGTGCAGATGGCCCGCCTCGGCGCCCGCGACGTCAACCTGGTGTACCGCCGTGGCGCCGCCGACATGGGCGCCACCGGCCATGAGCAGGACATCGCCAAGGCCAACCAGGTGCGGCTACTGACCTGGGCCGCGCCTGAACAGGTATTGCTGGATGAACAGGGCCGGGTGCTCGGCATGCGCTTCGCCCGCACCCAGCTGGTGGATGGCCGCCTGCAGACCACCGGCGAAACCTTCGAGCTGGCCGCCGACGCGATCTTCAAGGCCATCGGCCAGGGCTTGGACAGCGCCAGCCTGGGCGATCCGCTGGCCCGGGAGCTCAAGCGCAGCGGCGAACGCATCGCCGTGGATGAGCAGCTGCGCACCAGCATTCCCGGGGTCTACGCCGGTGGCGATTGCACCAGCCTCGGCCAGGATCTCACCGTCCAGGCCGTGCAGCACGGCAAGCTGGCCGCCGAGGCCATGCATGCCCAACTCATGCTCAACGTGGAGGCTGCGTGA
- a CDS encoding aliphatic sulfonate ABC transporter substrate-binding protein, translating into MRLPFALRRSLSITALAGLALGMALNAQADSDLRIGYQKSSTLLAVLKAQGTLEKQLAGQGVKITWHEFTSGLPLAESLNVGNVDISADVADTVPVFAQAAGAKLTYFASETPSPAAQSIVIAKDSPLKSLADLKGKRVAVTKAAGSHYLLIAALRQAGLTFADIQPVYLTPADGRAALETAKVDAWVTWEPFVASAQRQQGARVLHDGQGLASYRRYYLASSDYAKAHPEVLNQVFAELQKTGTWVKAHPAEAARLLGPLWGNLDVPTVELANSRRTYQVEAVKPDALGEQQKIADAFYQEKLLPKPVDARAVQLWSPKAL; encoded by the coding sequence ATGCGCCTGCCCTTTGCTTTGCGTCGCAGCTTGTCGATCACCGCCCTGGCCGGCCTGGCGCTGGGCATGGCCCTCAATGCCCAGGCCGACAGCGACCTGCGCATCGGCTACCAGAAATCCTCGACTCTTTTGGCGGTGCTCAAGGCCCAGGGCACCCTGGAAAAACAGCTGGCGGGGCAGGGGGTGAAGATCACCTGGCACGAATTCACCAGTGGCCTGCCGCTGGCGGAATCGCTGAATGTGGGCAATGTCGATATCAGCGCCGATGTCGCCGACACGGTGCCGGTCTTCGCCCAGGCCGCCGGGGCCAAGCTGACCTATTTCGCCAGCGAAACCCCATCACCCGCCGCCCAGTCCATCGTCATTGCCAAGGACTCGCCGCTCAAGTCCCTGGCCGACCTCAAGGGCAAGCGCGTCGCCGTGACCAAGGCCGCCGGCAGCCACTACCTGCTGATCGCCGCCTTGCGCCAGGCAGGGCTCACTTTTGCCGATATCCAGCCGGTGTACCTGACCCCCGCCGATGGCCGCGCCGCCCTGGAAACCGCCAAGGTCGACGCCTGGGTCACCTGGGAACCCTTCGTCGCCAGCGCCCAGCGCCAGCAAGGCGCGCGGGTGCTGCACGACGGCCAGGGGCTGGCCAGCTATCGCCGTTACTACCTGGCATCCAGCGACTACGCCAAGGCCCATCCCGAGGTGCTGAACCAGGTGTTCGCCGAGTTGCAGAAGACCGGCACCTGGGTCAAGGCGCACCCAGCGGAGGCGGCAAGATTGCTGGGCCCGCTGTGGGGCAACCTGGATGTACCGACCGTGGAACTGGCCAACAGCCGTCGCACCTATCAGGTGGAGGCGGTCAAGCCGGACGCCTTGGGCGAGCAGCAGAAAATCGCCGATGCCTTCTACCAGGAAAAGCTTTTGCCCAAGCCAGTGGATGCCCGGGCGGTGCAGTTGTGGAGTCCCAAGGCCTTGTAG
- a CDS encoding ATP-binding cassette domain-containing protein, protein MSAVQPQEAFAVPASSSPPAQTPEVVLELRNLTKHYGRRRGQTAPPAVEQVSLKVRRGEVLCLMGTSGSGKSTLLRHINRLIEPSSGEVLIDGAAISQLSAQELRTLRSRRIGMVFQHFGLLPHRSVRDNVALPLELRGEPEALRHAAADVQLQAMGLEGWGEHYPHELSGGMQQRVGLARALVSEPDILLMDEPFSALDPTIRRDLQSHFLQVVRERGITTLLVTHDPAEALRLADRIAVLRHGQLIQLGTPSELLEQPADAEVADFFQDHGARSDTPVTVLPTPVKPVIAPAPASPGLSLAQALLLGPAALAASGRGGLYWLAFALELGAAAALGRGLATASLAWGALALTGLLPSRLLSLTLARRPGRQGRSDWRLPWLVLLLCQALVLWRVLVADASGPWLQFPADRQVLLGTAAAIDQLIGWSQVTFESTFVGVIVAVRTVIESIESLLGWLPWPVPALALVLLAWRSAGVALALTSAVALLYIGLFGFWERTIATLALVGSSVLISLLIGVPAGILLAKRALARRLITPLLDVMQTLPTFVYLIPAVAFFSVGKTPAVIATVIFALAPMIRLTALGIREVPKTAVEAALAHGATPWQILTKVELPLAAGSLLLGINQTLVMSLSMVVVAALIGAGGLGYDVMTALRNIKGGEGMLAGAAIVFCALIPDRIIQATLRQRDRTLHQA, encoded by the coding sequence GTGTCTGCCGTTCAACCCCAAGAGGCCTTTGCCGTCCCAGCCTCGTCCAGCCCGCCCGCGCAAACCCCCGAGGTGGTGCTGGAGTTGCGCAACCTGACCAAGCACTACGGCCGCCGCCGTGGCCAGACTGCTCCGCCTGCGGTTGAGCAGGTCAGCCTCAAGGTCCGCCGTGGCGAAGTGCTGTGCCTGATGGGCACCTCCGGCAGCGGTAAATCGACCTTGCTGCGCCATATCAACCGGCTGATCGAGCCCAGCAGCGGCGAGGTGTTGATCGACGGCGCAGCCATCAGCCAGCTCTCGGCCCAGGAACTGCGCACCCTGCGTTCCCGGCGCATCGGCATGGTGTTCCAGCATTTTGGCCTGTTGCCCCATCGCAGCGTGCGCGACAACGTGGCCTTGCCCCTGGAATTGCGCGGCGAGCCCGAGGCCCTGCGCCACGCTGCGGCCGACGTGCAACTGCAAGCCATGGGCCTGGAAGGCTGGGGCGAGCACTATCCCCACGAACTGTCCGGGGGCATGCAGCAGCGGGTCGGGCTGGCCCGGGCCCTGGTCAGCGAACCGGACATCCTGCTGATGGACGAACCCTTCAGTGCCCTGGACCCGACCATTCGCCGCGACCTGCAAAGCCACTTTCTGCAGGTGGTGCGCGAGCGTGGTATCACCACCTTGCTGGTGACCCACGACCCGGCAGAAGCCTTGCGCCTGGCGGACCGCATCGCCGTGCTGCGCCACGGCCAACTGATCCAGCTGGGCACCCCCAGCGAGCTGCTGGAGCAACCGGCGGATGCCGAAGTGGCGGACTTCTTCCAGGACCACGGAGCCCGCAGCGACACGCCGGTGACGGTCTTGCCGACCCCGGTCAAGCCCGTGATAGCGCCGGCTCCGGCCAGCCCTGGGTTGTCCCTTGCCCAGGCCCTGCTGCTGGGGCCGGCGGCCCTGGCGGCCAGCGGTCGTGGTGGCCTGTACTGGCTGGCGTTCGCCCTGGAGCTGGGCGCCGCCGCGGCCCTGGGTCGGGGGTTGGCCACGGCCAGTCTTGCCTGGGGCGCGTTGGCGCTGACCGGCCTGCTGCCCAGCCGCCTGTTGAGCCTGACTTTGGCCCGGCGTCCTGGCCGCCAGGGCCGTTCCGACTGGCGCCTGCCGTGGCTGGTATTGCTGCTGTGCCAGGCCCTGGTGCTGTGGCGGGTTCTGGTCGCCGATGCCTCTGGCCCCTGGCTGCAGTTTCCCGCCGACCGCCAAGTGCTGCTGGGCACCGCCGCTGCCATCGACCAGTTGATCGGCTGGTCCCAGGTCACCTTTGAAAGCACCTTCGTCGGCGTGATAGTCGCCGTGCGCACGGTGATCGAAAGCATTGAAAGCCTGCTGGGCTGGCTGCCCTGGCCGGTGCCGGCCCTGGCCCTGGTGCTGCTGGCCTGGCGCAGCGCCGGCGTCGCCCTGGCCCTGACCAGCGCCGTCGCCTTGCTCTACATCGGCCTGTTCGGCTTCTGGGAACGGACCATCGCCACCCTGGCCCTGGTGGGTTCCTCGGTGCTGATCTCGCTGCTGATTGGCGTGCCCGCCGGCATCCTCCTGGCCAAGCGCGCCCTGGCCCGGCGCCTGATCACCCCCTTGCTGGACGTGATGCAGACCCTGCCGACCTTCGTGTACCTGATCCCGGCGGTGGCGTTCTTCTCGGTGGGCAAGACCCCGGCGGTGATCGCCACGGTGATCTTCGCCCTGGCGCCGATGATCCGCCTCACCGCCCTGGGGATCCGGGAAGTGCCCAAGACCGCCGTCGAAGCGGCCCTGGCCCACGGCGCCACGCCCTGGCAGATCCTGACCAAGGTCGAGCTGCCCCTGGCTGCGGGTTCCTTGCTGCTGGGGATCAACCAGACCCTGGTGATGAGCCTGTCGATGGTGGTGGTGGCGGCGCTGATCGGCGCCGGCGGCCTGGGCTACGACGTGATGACCGCGCTGCGCAACATCAAGGGCGGCGAGGGCATGCTGGCCGGCGCCGCGATCGTGTTCTGCGCGTTGATTCCCGACCGCATCATTCAAGCGACCCTGCGCCAGCGGGATCGCACATTGCATCAAGCATGA
- a CDS encoding Zn-dependent hydrolase → MNAAVDVLQSSHQHINRDRLWESLMELARLGATVKGGVCRLALTDLDRQARDLFVTWCEEAGCTVTVDGIGNIFARRPGRNPQLPPVMTGSHIDTQPTGGKFDGCFGVLAGVEVLRTLNDLKLETEAPLEVVVWTNEEGSRFPPCMMGSGVFAEKFTLQDTLARTDAEGISVGEALNAIGYAGTRPVSGHPVGAYFEAHIEQGPILEDERKTIGVVLGALGQKWFDLKLRGVEAHAGPTPMHLRKDALVGAAAVVAAVNRAALGHQPHACGTVGCLQAYPGSRNVIPGEVRMTLDFRHLEPARLDSMIAEVRQVIDTTCEEHGLSFELTPTADFPPLYFDPVCVDAVRGAAQGLGLSHMDIVSGAGHDAIFVAELGPAGMIFVPCEGGISHNEIENADPDDLAAGCAVLLRAMLAASQAISLKP, encoded by the coding sequence ATGAACGCTGCCGTCGATGTTCTGCAATCCAGCCATCAGCACATCAATCGCGACCGCCTTTGGGAGTCGCTCATGGAACTGGCCCGGCTCGGCGCCACGGTCAAGGGCGGGGTCTGCCGCCTGGCCCTGACCGACCTCGACCGCCAGGCCCGCGACCTGTTCGTCACCTGGTGCGAGGAGGCCGGGTGCACGGTCACCGTGGACGGCATCGGCAACATCTTCGCCCGCCGTCCCGGACGCAACCCGCAGCTGCCACCGGTGATGACCGGCAGCCATATCGACACCCAGCCAACCGGTGGCAAGTTCGACGGTTGCTTTGGCGTGCTGGCCGGGGTGGAAGTGTTGCGCACCCTCAATGACCTCAAGCTGGAGACCGAAGCGCCCCTGGAAGTGGTGGTGTGGACCAACGAAGAAGGCTCGCGCTTCCCGCCGTGCATGATGGGTTCCGGGGTGTTCGCCGAGAAGTTCACCCTGCAGGACACCCTGGCCAGGACCGACGCCGAGGGCATCAGCGTCGGCGAGGCGCTGAACGCCATCGGCTACGCCGGCACGCGCCCGGTCAGCGGGCATCCGGTGGGGGCCTATTTCGAGGCGCACATCGAGCAGGGGCCGATTCTTGAGGATGAACGCAAGACCATCGGCGTGGTACTCGGCGCCCTGGGCCAGAAATGGTTCGACCTCAAGCTGCGCGGCGTCGAAGCCCACGCCGGCCCGACCCCGATGCACCTGCGCAAGGATGCCCTGGTCGGTGCTGCGGCCGTGGTGGCAGCGGTCAATCGCGCCGCCCTGGGGCACCAGCCCCATGCCTGCGGCACCGTCGGTTGCCTGCAGGCCTACCCGGGCTCGCGCAACGTGATTCCCGGCGAGGTGCGCATGACCCTGGACTTCCGTCACTTGGAACCGGCGCGCCTGGACTCGATGATCGCCGAGGTGCGCCAGGTGATCGACACCACCTGCGAAGAACACGGCCTGAGCTTCGAGCTGACCCCCACCGCGGACTTTCCGCCGCTGTATTTCGACCCGGTGTGCGTCGATGCGGTACGCGGTGCAGCACAAGGGTTGGGCCTGTCGCATATGGACATCGTCAGCGGCGCCGGGCACGACGCGATCTTCGTCGCCGAACTGGGCCCGGCGGGGATGATCTTCGTGCCCTGCGAAGGCGGCATCAGCCACAACGAAATCGAGAACGCCGATCCCGACGACCTCGCCGCTGGTTGTGCGGTATTGCTGCGGGCCATGCTCGCCGCTTCCCAGGCCATCAGCCTGAAACCCTGA